GGCCGTCGTCGATGTTGGAGCATCCAACGTCGAGGACTTCATGAAGTACATGGGTCAGTACGCAGGGTCGCAGGAGGAATTCGATTTCTTCCTCGTCCCGGCTGTGGCTGAAAAGAAGCAGCAGGCCGATACGATCAACACGATCAAGACGCTGGCTGCGCTGGGCGTTCCCGCGAAGCGGATCTTGGTTGTATTCAACAAGGTTGACATCGACGAAGCGGACGACGTGCCGGAGCTGTTTGGCGCGGTGTTCGGCTTCCATGCCCTAGACAAGAAATTCACGCTCAAGCCCAGCGCGGTGATCTACAGCAATGAGGTGTTTGAGCGCCTGCGGGCGCTGAAACGCAACATTGCCGATGTCGTGACAGACGAAACGGACTACCGCACGCAACTCCGCGAGGCGGCTGACGATGACGCGAAACAACATGCGGTACGCATGATTTCGGTCAAGCGCCTGGCTCTGTCGGCTTGGCAGAACCTCGACGACGTGTACGTGACGCTTTTCGGCAAGGCGAAGTGAGGGCGATATGGCTGGCAATGATCCGTACACCCAGCGCGAAGCGCTGGCCGTGCAGATGCTGGAAGAAATCGACATCCTTGTCAGGCGTCTGGAAGAAGTAGGCGCAGGCGTGCGCGAGGGGTGCGAGCAAGCGATCCTCGACGCCTCGGGCAAGGCGCTCTTGCAGACGCAGATGAACTTTGAATCTGTGCTGGAGCGCGGACAAGGCGATCTGCTGCAAGCGGCGAAGGCTGCGAGCGCGAAGATCGGGAACGAGCTGAACCGTGGCAGCGCCTCGGTGATGCTCGCTGCCGATGATCTGCGGCGTCGGGTGCTGATGCTGGCAGGCATAGGCATTGCTACGGCGCTAGGCGCGGGGTTGCTGGGCGGTTTCGTCGGCGCCCGTCTCGCCCTGGGCATGTGAGGGTCGGCGCCGCCCGCAAGGGGGCGCCCTTTTTTGGCGTCATTTCCTGTATCGTACGATACAGGATTGACTTAGGGTGATCCCCACTCCCCGCCGCCAGGCGATCAGGTTGGGGGGTCATTCTCGCGTGCGAGAAAGGTGGCAAATGAACAACCCAAGCGATGAAATGTACGATGAGATTTCCGGGGCTTATGCGTTCTTCAACGACCGGCTCTTTGCCGGGCAACTGCCCGGCTGCTTGTTCACGTTGCAGCGCAAAAGTCACACATTCGGCTACTACTCCCCCTCCCGCTTTCTGCGCAGGAACGGCAATGGCAAGAGTGATGAGCTGGCACTGAACCCGGCTTACTTCGCGCACCGCCGGATCGAGCAAACGCTATCTACCCTGGTGCATGAGCAAGTCCACCAGTGGCAGGCGTATTTCGGCAAGCCTTCGCGCAGCGGGTATCACAACGCTGAATGGGCCAACAAGATGGAAGCGGTCGGCCTGATGCCGAGCAATACCGGCGAGCCGGGTGGAGCCCGGCACGGCCAGCAGATGACCCACTACATCATCGAGGGCGGGCCGTTCGATGTGGCCTGCAAGGAATTGCTGGCCTCGGGTGGCATGTTGTCGTGGATCGACATTGTGGCCAAGCGTGTTCCGATGTCGCCTGCGTTGCTTTACGGGCCGGGCGGTGAGCCCAGCGAGCCGGAGCCGGTAGACCCGACTATCGACATCGAGGCGCTGACCTCTGCCGGACTGCTCCAGCCCGCAACGCCCAAGGATGACCCGAAGAACAAACGCAAGTACCTGTGCCCCAACTGCAAATTACAGGTGTGGGGAAAGCCCGGGCTTTCCGGGCTTATAGGCTGCATGGCTTGCGAGCTGGCCATGATCGACGCGAAAGAGTTCGTCGAGGTCGAGGCGGAGCCCGAGCCGGAGGCTGAATAGCTTCGCAGGGGTGCAGCTGGTCGACGGCAAGCCGTCCTGCAGGACGGTGCGCAGGCCGAAGGCCGGAGGCTCTGCTAACTGCCGATCCAAGGGGCGCAGCCCTTTGGCCGTCGGAGACGCTTCATGCTGGCCTGGACTGCGCACACAAAATCATCCAGTGAGCGAGGCCCGCAAGAGGCCAGGAGCGAACGGTGCGGCTGTCCACGGGCCAGGTGCGCTTTATACCTGGGCGGTGGTCAGGCGCAGGGTGATTTCCTGAGTCGTACACCGATGCCCGACGCTGGCCAGGCCAGCGCCCGCGTCAGCGGGCCGGGCGATTTCCCGTGTAAAGTACGACACAAATCTGAGGTAGGCGCTTGTATGTCAAATCTGAGGAAAATGGTGGGCCTGGTTGCGCTGGTTTTCGCGCTGATCGCAGTGTTCTATGACGCTTTGGTCGTCCAGCTCGGGGAGCAATGGGTCTGGTTGATCATCTGCGCAGTGGCGCTTATTGGCGGCAGGCTCATCCTGTACTTGTACAGGATGGCCAAGGGTCGCAAAGATGGCCTGACTACCAGTAAATGGTGGGATGTGTTTTTTTAACCCCGGCAAGCGGAGCGCGCAGGCCGCTTGCGGCCGGAGGCGTGAGGATGGAAGCCCGCAGGGCCAAGACCGGCGCGCTCTTTGCCGGGCTTGGTTCACGACAGCCGCCCCCGCAGGGGCACGCCCTGGAGCGAGCGGCCCGCGTAGATCTACTGGGCGTGAGGGCGAGCGGTCAAATCAACGCCAAGCGCACGCATCACAACAAGCATTGTTTTCAGCGTTGGATTTCCCTGTTCGCTGAATGACTTGTAAAGCTGCTCACGGGCGAGACCCGTTTCCTTGGCCAGCTCGGTCATTCCTCTGGCACGCGCAACCACGCCCATAGCTTTGGCGATATACGCAGCATCGCCGGTATCGAGTGCATCTGAGAGAAACACTGCGATAGCCTCGGGGCCATCCAGTGCCTGGGCTGGATCATAGTCAAAAATCTGTTCGGTCATTGTGGCCTCCACTCGCTAGCCAATCGTTTTGCCGCTTCGATGTCTTTGGCCTGGCTGTTCTTGTCGCCACCGCAAAGCAGAATGACAATTTCTGTCCCGCGCTGCTGGAAGTAAACCCGATAACCTGGCCCGTAATGAATTCGCAGCTCGCTAACGCCGGAGCCAACCGGCGACACGTCGCCGGGCAGTCCATTGGCCAGACGAAAGATCCGGGCGGCGATTGCAGCCTTAGCGCGGCTGTCTTTCAGCTTGCGTTCCCAAGCCTGAAAGGTTGCGGTCTGTTTGATTTCAATCATGTGCATATTGTAATTTATAAATCACGTTTTGGCAATCCGTCGCGGACTGCCCGAGGGTGGAAAGCGGCGTGCATTGCGCAACGCCGCTATGGCTTTACAGGGTTGCAGGGGCCTCGGCGTAGCCGGGCAGCTTGGCAATGGCTTCTATGCGAATTGCGCGCAGCTCATAGGCCACATCGTGATAGTGATAGCCGCCCAGCTCGCTCGTGCTGTATTCGAAGTATTCGATCAGCTTGGGGTCGTTTGCGGGAGGGGGCGGAATCCTACGCTAAGGCTTTGGCCAGCGATATTCTCCGGTGAGATTGATGTGTTCCCATCCGAGCGGCGAAACATGGGCCAAGAGATCGGGCGATAGCAGCTTTCCATCGCGTTTCTGGTTTGCAACGACCTCGCCGAGCTTCATGGTGTTCCAGAAGATGATGATGGCGGCGAGCAGATTCATGCCGGCGATGCGGTAATGCTGGCCTTCGGCGGAACGGTCGCGGATTTCACCGCGGCGGTGGAAGCTGATTGCCCGCTTCAGCGCATGATGAGCTTCGCCTTTGTTGAGCCCGATCTGGGCACGCCGTTGGAGTTCGGCATCCAGAATCCAGTCGATCATGAACAGGGTGCGCTCGACGCGACCGACTTCCCGCAGGGCTGTCGCGAGCTCGTTCTGCCGCGGATAGGAGGCGAGTTTCCGCAGAATCTGGCTTGGCGCGACGGTCCCGGCAGCAATGGTGGTGGCGATGCGCAGGATGTCGGGCCAATTGCGCTCGATCATGGCTTGGTTGACCTTTCCGCCGATCAACGCTCGCAGGTGCGCCGGGGCGGCCGACGGATTGAACGCGTAGAGCCGTTTGGATGGCAGGTCGCGGATGCGCGGAGCGAACCGGTAGCCGAGAATGGCACATGCGGCAAAGACGTGATCGGTGAAGCCGCCCGTGTCGGTGAACTGCTCGCGGATATGGCGTCCAGCATCGTTCATCAGCAGGCCATCGAGGATGTAAGGCGCTTCGCTTGCCGTTGCAGGAATTACCTGGGTTGCGAACGGCGCATATTGGTCGGAGACGTGGCTATAAGCTTTCAGGCCCGGGGTATTGCCATATTTCGCGTTGACCAGGTTCATGGCCTCACCTTGCTCTGTAGCGACGAAGAACTGTCCGTCGCTCGAAGCCGACGTGCCCATGCCCCAGAACCGGGCCATGGGTAACGCTGCCTGTGCCTCGACCACCATGGCCAGCGCCCGGTCATAGGCTTCGCCCTCGACATGCCACCGTCCAATGCGGATCAATTCCCAGAAGGTGTGGGTGTTTGTCGCATCCGCCATTTTGCGCAAGCCGAGGTTGATCCCTTCCGCCAAGATAACGTTCATTAGCCCGATCCGGTCAGCGCAGGGTGCTCCTGTGCGCAGATGGGTGAACGCTTCGGTGAAGCCGGTCGCCGCATCCACCTCCAGCAGGAGATCGGTGATGCGCGTGGGCGGGATCTGCTTGTAGAGATCGAGCACCAGATCTTCGGCGCCTGTCGGCGCGGCGGCTTCGAGTTTCTCGATATGCAGAACGCCGTTCTCAATCGACCCGCCCGGGATCGTGCCTGCGCGAGCGGCACGGCCAAGCTCGCGCAACCGCATGTCGAGGCGAGCTTGCCGGTCTGCCAGCCATTCCTCCGGCCGCAATGGCACAGCGAGACGACCGCCTTCCGCGATGGCTTGTGCCGGAACGAGTGCGTGTTTCAGATCGCCATAGCGCCGGGACCTAGTAAGCCAGACATCTCCGGAGCGGAACGCATCGCGCAGATGGAACAGCACCGCGATCTCCCATAGGCGAGCGTCGCCAGCCCTCTGGGCCCGAAGGTGGCGATGCCATTTCGAGCTGGGCCGCAAGAAGCTGGTCATCGCGGCATCGTTCAAACCGGTACGAAGGGCCGTCACAGCTTCCAGAAGCGGCAGTGCAACGGGCGCAGCTCGCAGATCGAGCAGGCGCAACATGCGTGGAGCGTATCGGCGGAAGCGGTGATAACCGTCGAGCACATGATTGAGCGGATCGTCGGCCATGGTGGCGGTCAGCCTGGTTGCCATTGCAACAAGGGTTTTTAAGCCGTCCCACCCTGACCCACTCGCGATGACATCGCCCAGCGGCTGGCCATCATCCTGTGCATCGACCAGGGCGCCCCCGATCTCGGCGAAGGATTTCAGGGTGTCACGCACCACCCCCGCTTCGTCTGCGACCTTTGCATGGCAAATACGCTCCGAAGCACGGTAGAGACGGCCGACGATCCGGTCGTGGGTTTCGACCACTGCGTCGGCCAACATCGCCTGCCATTCCGAGACGCAAACAGCCAAGATCGCAAGCCGCCTGTCCTCCGGGAGATCGCGCATGCCGTCGGCATAATACCGTTCACCCTGCCTGCGCAGACGAGTCACCCGATGGGCAGGAACGCCGGCAAGCAGATCCTCGGGGAGATCGACGCGTTGCAGATATTCGAGCCGGTCGAGCAGCCGGTTGGCCGACGAAGAGTTCGAGCCAGGCTCGAACTGGCGCAGCCACACAAAACGGGTCACCCGATCATCAGCCGTCTCCTCGAGCAATGCCAGCAACTGTTCTCGGATCGGCATAGGCAGCCGACTGGCGATCCTCGTCTCGATGCGTCGCTCGGCATCGACGAGAGCCGCGGCACAAAGCCGCTCGATCGTGGATGTCGCGGGAAGGACAGTGCGGGTGCGTCGGCACTCGGCTACGAAGCGACGGGCGATATCCTCGTTCGACACCGCCATCTCCGCTTCTCGGAACAACCATTCCTTCAGCTCGCTCGCACCACGCCCGGAGAAGGTGCGGAAGCCGTAGAGCCCCCGTAACTCGGCAAGATGCTCGTGCCGTGTTTCCTCGCGGGCAGCATAGTCTACGAGATCGTCGGCACCCAGGCCAAGCTGCGCTCCGATAAATTCGATGACCTCTGCAGGGATCAGTTCGCCTGGAGCCAGCACCCGGCCGGGATAGTGCAGGACACACAATTGCAGGGCGAAGCCGAACCTGTTGTGAACGCGCCGACGCAGCCTGATATGCCCAAGGTCTTCATCACTCAGCGTATAGTGCTTGAGCAAATCCGTCTGTGAAGTCGGCAAGCGCAACAGCGCGTCTTTCTGCCGATCGGTTAGAGTGACGCGACGCGGCATACATGTTCCTTTTTCAAAATCTGATAGCGTTCAAGACGCTTTATTTATGAAGCTGGTTGAGATACATTTCCAGAGGTCAATGCAATCGTGGCCGAAGCGCCGCCTCAAACCAACGTTTGTGATACATGCTGATCGGATATGCCCGCGTCTCCAAAGCCGATGGCTCGCAGTCTCTCGACCTGCAGCACGACGCCTTGCGCGCCGCAGGTGTCGAACGGGACAATATCTATGATGATCTTGCTTCCGGCGGTCGTGATGATCGCCCTGGCTTGACTGCCTGCCTCAAGTCATTGCGTGACGGCGATGTGCTGGTGGTCTGGAAGCTCGATCGCCTCGGACGATCGCTTGCCCATCTGGTCAACACGGTGAAGGAGCTGTCAGACCGCAAGATCGGCCTGCGGGTTCTGACTGGAAAGGGCGCTCAGATCGACACCACGACTGCGTCCGGTCGCATGGTGTTCGGAATCTTCGCCACCTTGGCCGAGTTCGAGCGGGATCTGATCCGAGAGCGCACCATGGCGGGTCTCGCCTCCGCGAGAGCGCGCGGTCGCAAGGGCGGACGAAAATTCGCGCTCACCAAAGCTCAGGTGCGTCTCGCGCAAGCCGCCATGGCCCAGCGCGATACTTCAGTTTCCGATCTCTGCAAGGAACTCGGCATCGAGCGCGTCACTCTCTACCGATATGTCGGTCCCAAAGGCGAGCTCAGAGACCATGGAAAGCATGTTCTCGGACTTACGTAGCAACTCGTTTCTTTTCGCAGGTTGAGCCACCTCCGCGCTTCATCAGAAAACTGAAGGAACCTCCATTGAATCGAACTAATATTTTTTTTGGTGAATCGCATTCTGACTGGTTGCCTGTCAGAGGCGGAGAATCTGGTGATTTTGTTTTTCGACGTGGTGACGGGCATGCCTTCGCGAAAATCGCACCTGCTTCCCGCCGCGGTGAGCTCGCTGGAGAGCGTGACCGCCTCATTTGGCTCAAAGGTCGAGGTGTGGCTTGCCCCGAGGTGATCAACTGGCAGGAGGAACAGGAGGGTGCATGCTTGGTGATAACGGCAATTCCGGGAGTACCGGCGGCTGATCTGTCTGGAGCGGATTTGCTCAAAGCGTGGCCGTCAATGGGGCAGCAACTTGGCGCTGTTCACAGCCTATCGGTTGATCAATGTCCGTTTGAGCGCAGGCTGTCGCGAATGTTCGGACGCGCCGTTGATGTGGTGTCCCGCAATGCCGTCAATCCCGACTTCTTACCGGACGAGGACAAGAGTACGCCGCAGCTCGATCTTTTGGCTCGTGTCGAACGAGAGCTACCGGTGCGGCTCGACCAAGAGCGCACCGATATGGTTGTTTGCCATGGTGATCCCTGCATGCCGAACTTCATGGTGGACCCTAAAACTCTTCGATGCACGGGTCTGATCGACCTTGGGCGGCTCGGAACAGCAGATCGCTATGCCGATTTGGCACTCATGATTGCTAACGCCGAAGAGAACTGGGCAGCGCCAGATGAAGCAGAGCGCGCCTTCGCTGTCCTATTCAATGTATTGGGGATCGAAGCCCCCGACCGCGAACGCCTTGCCTTCTATCTGCGATTGGACCCTCTGACTTGGGGTTGATGTTCATGCCGCCTGTTTTTCCTGCTCATTGGCACGTTTCGCAACCTGTTCTCATTGCGGACACCTTTTCCAGCCTCGTTTGGAAAGTTTCATTGCCAGACGGGACTCCTGCAATCGTCAAGGGATTGAAACCTATAGAAGACATTGCTGATGAACTGCGCGGGGCCGACTATCTGGTATGGCGCAATGGGAGGGGAGCAGTCCGGTTGCTCGGTCGTGAGAACAATCTGATGTTGCTCGAATATGCCGGGGAGCGAATGCTCTCTCACATCGTTGCCGAGCACGGCGACTACCAGGCGACCGAAATTGCAGCGGAACTAATGGCGAAGCTGTATGCCGCATCTGAGGAACCCCTGCCTTCTGCCCTTCTCCCGATCCGGGATCGCTTTGCAGCTTTGTTTCAGCGGGCGCGCGATGATCAAAACGCAGGTTGTCAAACTGACTACGTCCACGCGGCGATTATAGCCGATCAAATGATGAGCAATGCCTCGGAACTGCGTGGGCTACATGGCGATCTGCATCATGAAAACATCATGTTCTCCAGTCGCGGCTGGCTGGTGATAGATCCCGTCGGTCTGGTCGGTGAAGTGGGCTTTGGCGCCGCCAATATGTTCTACGATCCGGCTGACAGAGACGACCTTTGTCTCGATCCCAGACGCATTGCACAGATGGCGGACGCATTCTCTCGTGCGCTGGACGTCGATCCGCGTCGCCTGCTCGACCAGGCGTACGCTTATGGGTGCCTTTCCGCAGCTTGGAACGCGGATGGAGAAGAGGAGCAACGCGATCTAGCTATCGCGGCCGCGATCAAGCAGGTGCGACAGACGTCATACTAGATATCAAGCGACTTCTCCTATCCCCTCGGAACACATCAATCTTACCGGAGAATATCGTTGGCCAAAGCCTTAGCGTAGGATTTCGCCCTCTCCCGCAAACGACCCCAGCTTGAGCGCTTCGACCGGGGATAGGGTCGGCGGGGTGTCCATCAGTTCGCAGGGCTTAAAGTTTACGCCCGGCCCGTCGAAGTCGGCCTCGTCGTAGGCGTCATGATTCGCCCGTTTGAGCAAGTCGGCCAGCGACTGAGCGCGGCGGCGCTCGTCAGGTGTAATCCAGCCGCTGAGGGCAAAGCCGACGATTGCGCTGATATGGGCGTCGGACAAAATGCTGATAGCCATTGGTGATTTCTCCTAGCGATTGCACTGGTAGCAGGTGCAGCCCATGCCCTGCTGCTTGAGTTCTGCGCCGCGGGCGAAAGCCTCCCGGTAGCTTTCGAAGCTGACGCGATTCTCGGTGTAGATCCGCATCGCGGTTCGCTGGTCGTTGTGGTAGCCAGCAACCTTGATGTGTGCGAGTGCATCTTTGCGGGTCATGGGTAGAGTCTCCAGCGGATGGGAGCGGCAAGGCCGCTCCCGGTGGGATCAGCTCGCAGCGCGAGCCAGAAGCGCCGGAGCGGCTGCGCGAACGGTCGCTACAGCGTCGGCATGGGAAGTGGCGAAGTGACCGGCAAAGCGGAAATAGTGCTGCCCAAGGCGCACATAGATCCGGGTGATGTCGCCGTTCAGTCGTTCGCTCATGCGGAATGAAGCGGTATCACCATTGTGAACCCAGCCCATGGGAGGAAG
This region of Pseudomonas sp. HR96 genomic DNA includes:
- the stbB gene encoding StbB family protein gives rise to the protein MKIAVVNFSGNTGKTTVSDQLLAPRLDAPRYAVETINAGASDTSADIERIKGRQYGELQEWLMTTDKAVVDVGASNVEDFMKYMGQYAGSQEEFDFFLVPAVAEKKQQADTINTIKTLAALGVPAKRILVVFNKVDIDEADDVPELFGAVFGFHALDKKFTLKPSAVIYSNEVFERLRALKRNIADVVTDETDYRTQLREAADDDAKQHAVRMISVKRLALSAWQNLDDVYVTLFGKAK
- a CDS encoding SprT-like domain-containing protein, yielding MNNPSDEMYDEISGAYAFFNDRLFAGQLPGCLFTLQRKSHTFGYYSPSRFLRRNGNGKSDELALNPAYFAHRRIEQTLSTLVHEQVHQWQAYFGKPSRSGYHNAEWANKMEAVGLMPSNTGEPGGARHGQQMTHYIIEGGPFDVACKELLASGGMLSWIDIVAKRVPMSPALLYGPGGEPSEPEPVDPTIDIEALTSAGLLQPATPKDDPKNKRKYLCPNCKLQVWGKPGLSGLIGCMACELAMIDAKEFVEVEAEPEPEAE
- a CDS encoding addiction module antidote protein encodes the protein MTEQIFDYDPAQALDGPEAIAVFLSDALDTGDAAYIAKAMGVVARARGMTELAKETGLAREQLYKSFSEQGNPTLKTMLVVMRALGVDLTARPHAQ
- a CDS encoding type II toxin-antitoxin system RelE/ParE family toxin; the protein is MIEIKQTATFQAWERKLKDSRAKAAIAARIFRLANGLPGDVSPVGSGVSELRIHYGPGYRVYFQQRGTEIVILLCGGDKNSQAKDIEAAKRLASEWRPQ
- a CDS encoding Tn3 family transposase, whose amino-acid sequence is MPRRVTLTDRQKDALLRLPTSQTDLLKHYTLSDEDLGHIRLRRRVHNRFGFALQLCVLHYPGRVLAPGELIPAEVIEFIGAQLGLGADDLVDYAAREETRHEHLAELRGLYGFRTFSGRGASELKEWLFREAEMAVSNEDIARRFVAECRRTRTVLPATSTIERLCAAALVDAERRIETRIASRLPMPIREQLLALLEETADDRVTRFVWLRQFEPGSNSSSANRLLDRLEYLQRVDLPEDLLAGVPAHRVTRLRRQGERYYADGMRDLPEDRRLAILAVCVSEWQAMLADAVVETHDRIVGRLYRASERICHAKVADEAGVVRDTLKSFAEIGGALVDAQDDGQPLGDVIASGSGWDGLKTLVAMATRLTATMADDPLNHVLDGYHRFRRYAPRMLRLLDLRAAPVALPLLEAVTALRTGLNDAAMTSFLRPSSKWHRHLRAQRAGDARLWEIAVLFHLRDAFRSGDVWLTRSRRYGDLKHALVPAQAIAEGGRLAVPLRPEEWLADRQARLDMRLRELGRAARAGTIPGGSIENGVLHIEKLEAAAPTGAEDLVLDLYKQIPPTRITDLLLEVDAATGFTEAFTHLRTGAPCADRIGLMNVILAEGINLGLRKMADATNTHTFWELIRIGRWHVEGEAYDRALAMVVEAQAALPMARFWGMGTSASSDGQFFVATEQGEAMNLVNAKYGNTPGLKAYSHVSDQYAPFATQVIPATASEAPYILDGLLMNDAGRHIREQFTDTGGFTDHVFAACAILGYRFAPRIRDLPSKRLYAFNPSAAPAHLRALIGGKVNQAMIERNWPDILRIATTIAAGTVAPSQILRKLASYPRQNELATALREVGRVERTLFMIDWILDAELQRRAQIGLNKGEAHHALKRAISFHRRGEIRDRSAEGQHYRIAGMNLLAAIIIFWNTMKLGEVVANQKRDGKLLSPDLLAHVSPLGWEHINLTGEYRWPKP
- a CDS encoding recombinase family protein, producing MLIGYARVSKADGSQSLDLQHDALRAAGVERDNIYDDLASGGRDDRPGLTACLKSLRDGDVLVVWKLDRLGRSLAHLVNTVKELSDRKIGLRVLTGKGAQIDTTTASGRMVFGIFATLAEFERDLIRERTMAGLASARARGRKGGRKFALTKAQVRLAQAAMAQRDTSVSDLCKELGIERVTLYRYVGPKGELRDHGKHVLGLT
- the aph(3'')-Ib gene encoding aminoglycoside O-phosphotransferase APH(3'')-Ib; translation: MNRTNIFFGESHSDWLPVRGGESGDFVFRRGDGHAFAKIAPASRRGELAGERDRLIWLKGRGVACPEVINWQEEQEGACLVITAIPGVPAADLSGADLLKAWPSMGQQLGAVHSLSVDQCPFERRLSRMFGRAVDVVSRNAVNPDFLPDEDKSTPQLDLLARVERELPVRLDQERTDMVVCHGDPCMPNFMVDPKTLRCTGLIDLGRLGTADRYADLALMIANAEENWAAPDEAERAFAVLFNVLGIEAPDRERLAFYLRLDPLTWG
- a CDS encoding aminoglycoside O-phosphotransferase APH(6)-Id, whose protein sequence is MFMPPVFPAHWHVSQPVLIADTFSSLVWKVSLPDGTPAIVKGLKPIEDIADELRGADYLVWRNGRGAVRLLGRENNLMLLEYAGERMLSHIVAEHGDYQATEIAAELMAKLYAASEEPLPSALLPIRDRFAALFQRARDDQNAGCQTDYVHAAIIADQMMSNASELRGLHGDLHHENIMFSSRGWLVIDPVGLVGEVGFGAANMFYDPADRDDLCLDPRRIAQMADAFSRALDVDPRRLLDQAYAYGCLSAAWNADGEEEQRDLAIAAAIKQVRQTSY